Proteins encoded within one genomic window of Camarhynchus parvulus chromosome 14, STF_HiC, whole genome shotgun sequence:
- the TNFRSF17 gene encoding tumor necrosis factor receptor superfamily member 17, with the protein MSIKILKQLKRNLVKHNPDLCFSVLMLSFRDSLTWRSCWMLLLLMAQCPKNEYFDNLLLSCTPCHLRCSSAPPPSCENYCEKSTDSSGILWICLGIGLILIFTLFTLMVLFKWKHLKQLKEKLENTDSAVEPNDILKANTESSVNTEEIRHTLPSETLMYSVEECTCSDCGLVKPHTGCETSFPLPATEERATVLVTTKSFDYYNYVLGVG; encoded by the exons ATGTCAATCAAAATACTgaagcagctgaaaagaaatCTTGTGAAGCATAATCCAGacctctgtttttctgttcttatgCTTTCTTT CAGGGACTCCCTGacatggaggagctgctggatgct ACTGCTCCTGATGGCACAGTGCCCCAAAAATGAATACTTTGATAATTTGCTGCTCTCTTGTACTCCTTGTCACCTGCGGTGTTCCAGTGCACCACCGCCCTCCTGTGAAAACTACTGTGAGAAGA GTACTGATTCAAGTGGAATcctttggatttgtttgggCATAGGGTTGATTTTAATATTCACTCTGTTTACCTTAATGGTCTTGTTTAAATGGAAGCACCTAAAGCaactaaaagaaaaactggaaaacacaG ACTCCGCTGTGGAGCCGAATGACATTCTCAAGGCTAATACTGAAAGCAGTGTGAACACAGAAGAAATCAGACACACACTTCCAAGTGAAACATTAATGTATTCAGTGGAAGAATGCACTTGCAGTGACTGTGGCTTGGTGAAACCTCACACTGGCTGTGAAACTTCATTTCCATTACCAGCTACTGAAGAACGAGCTACTGTTCTAGTTACCACCAAATCTTTTGATTATTACAACTATGTTCTGGGTGTTGGATGA